One region of Solanum pennellii chromosome 6, SPENNV200 genomic DNA includes:
- the LOC107022972 gene encoding pyruvate decarboxylase 2 isoform X2 codes for MDNANGTSCIQNSHSSSVIASPDANLGRHLARRLVEIGVEDVFSVPGDFNLTLLDHLIAEPRLKNVGCCNELNAGYAADGYARSRGVGACVVTFTVGGLSVINAIAGAYSENLPIICIVGGPNTNDYGTNRILHHTIGLPDFSQELRCFQTVTCYQAVINNLEDAHEQIDRAISTALIERKPVYISVSCNLPATPHPTFSRDPIPFFLSPRLSSKKGLEAAVDAAVAFLSKAVKPVMIGGPKLRVAKACDAFAELADSSGYAMAMMPSAKGLVPEKHPHFIGTYWGAVGTSYCAEIVESADAYLFAGPVFNDYSSVGYSLLIKREKALIVQPDRVVIGNGPAFGCVLMKDFLSELAKKVKKNETAYDNYRRIFVPEGTPPKPEANEPLRVNVLFQHVQKMLSADTAVIAETGDSWFNCQKLKLPEGCGYQFQMQYGSIGWSVGATLGYAQSEPKKRVISFIGDGSFQVTAQDVSTMIRCDQKTIIFLINNGGYTIEVEIHDGPYNVIKNWNYTGLVDAIHNGEGNCWTQKVRTEEELIEAIATATGEKKDCLCFIEVIVHKDDTSKELLEWGSRVCSANGRPPNPQ; via the exons ATGGACAATGCAAATGGCACTTCTTGTATccaaaactcacattcttcTTCCGTTATCGCGAGCCCTGACGCAAACTTAGGGCGCCATTTAGCCCGAAGGTTAGTTGAAATTGGCGTTGAGGATGTTTTCTCAGTGCCAGGTGATTTCAACCTCACACTTCTTGACCACCTCATTGCTGAGCCAAGGCTTAAGAATGTTGGTTGTTGCAATGAGCTTAATGCTGGATATGCTGCTGATGGGTACGCAAGATCTCGAGGCGTTGGTGCGTGTGTTGTCACGTTCACTGTGGGTGGGCTTAGTGTGATCAATGCTATTGCTGGTGCTTATAGTGAGAATCTTCCTATTATCTGCATTGTTGGAGGTCCTAATACTAATGACTATGGAACTAATAGAATACTTCACCATACTATCGGGTTACCTGATTTCAGCCAAGAACTAAGATGTTTTCAGACTGTTACATGTTATCAG GCTGTGATAAATAACTTGGAGGATGCACATGAACAAATTGATAGAGCAATTTCTACTGCTCTAATTGAAAGAAAGCCAGTATATATTAGTGTCAGTTGCAATTTGCCAGCCACCCCTCATCCAACATTCAGCAGAGATCCCATTCCATTTTTTCTATCACCAAG GCTAAGTAGCAAGAAGGGGTTGGAAGCTGCAGTGGATGCAGCTGTGGCCTTTCTAAGCAAGGCAGTAAAACCAGTGATGATTGGAGGGCCAAAGCTAAGAGTAGCTAAAGCTTGTGATGCTTTTGCTGAACTTGCTGATTCTTCTGGTTATGCCATGGCAATGATGCCATCAGCAAAAGGGCTAGTACCAGAAAAACACCCTCACTTCATTGGCACTTACTGGGGTGCAGTAGGCACATCCTATTGCGCGGAAATTGTTGAATCAGCTGATGCTTACTTGTTTGCTGGTCCAGTTTTTAATGATTACAGCTCTGTTGGGTACTCACTTTTGATAAAGAGAGAAAAGGCGTTAATCGTGCAGCCTGATAGAGTTGTTATTGGAAATGGACCAGCATTTGGTTGTGTCCTAATGAAAGATTTCCTCTCTGAACTAGcaaagaaagtaaagaaaaacGAAACTGCTTATGATAACTATCGTCGGATCTTTGTTCCTGAAGGAACTCCTCCAAAACCAGAGGCTAACGAACCTCTAAGAGTCAATGTTCTGTTCCAACATGTACAGAAGATGCTTTCAGCTGATACAGCTGTGATTGCTGAGACAGGGGATTCATGGTTCAATTGCCAGAAGCTTAAGTTACCAGAAGGATGTGG GTATCAATTCCAGATGCAATATGGCTCCATTGGTTGGTCTGTTGGTGCTACCCTGGGATATGCACAATCTGAACCCAAAAAACGTGTCATATCCTTCATCGGTGATGGAAGTTTTCAG GTTACTGCACAAGACGTGTCGACAATGATTCGTTGTGACCAAAAGACTatcattttcttgattaataATGGTGGTTACACCATTGAGGTTGAAATCCATGATGGGCCATATAATGTCATCAAGAACTGGAACTACACTGGTTTGGTAGATGCAATTCACAATGGTGAAGGCAATTGCTGGACCCAAAAG GTAAGGACGGAAGAGGAACTGATAGAGGCAATCGCAACTGCAACTGGAGAGAAGAAAGATTGTTTATGTTTCATTGAAGTTATTGTTCACAAGGATGATACCAGCAAAGAGTTGCTTGAATGGGGATCTAGAGTCTGTTCTGCCAATGGACGTCCACCAAACCCTCAATGA
- the LOC107022972 gene encoding pyruvate decarboxylase 2 isoform X1: MDNANGTSCIQNSHSSSVIASPDANLGRHLARRLVEIGVEDVFSVPGDFNLTLLDHLIAEPRLKNVGCCNELNAGYAADGYARSRGVGACVVTFTVGGLSVINAIAGAYSENLPIICIVGGPNTNDYGTNRILHHTIGLPDFSQELRCFQTVTCYQAVINNLEDAHEQIDRAISTALIERKPVYISVSCNLPATPHPTFSRDPIPFFLSPRLSSKKGLEAAVDAAVAFLSKAVKPVMIGGPKLRVAKACDAFAELADSSGYAMAMMPSAKGLVPEKHPHFIGTYWGAVGTSYCAEIVESADAYLFAGPVFNDYSSVGYSLLIKREKALIVQPDRVVIGNGPAFGCVLMKDFLSELAKKVKKNETAYDNYRRIFVPEGTPPKPEANEPLRVNVLFQHVQKMLSADTAVIAETGDSWFNCQKLKLPEGCGYVTNKSLTAWYPFYFESLDGKSSCCRYQFQMQYGSIGWSVGATLGYAQSEPKKRVISFIGDGSFQVTAQDVSTMIRCDQKTIIFLINNGGYTIEVEIHDGPYNVIKNWNYTGLVDAIHNGEGNCWTQKVRTEEELIEAIATATGEKKDCLCFIEVIVHKDDTSKELLEWGSRVCSANGRPPNPQ; encoded by the exons ATGGACAATGCAAATGGCACTTCTTGTATccaaaactcacattcttcTTCCGTTATCGCGAGCCCTGACGCAAACTTAGGGCGCCATTTAGCCCGAAGGTTAGTTGAAATTGGCGTTGAGGATGTTTTCTCAGTGCCAGGTGATTTCAACCTCACACTTCTTGACCACCTCATTGCTGAGCCAAGGCTTAAGAATGTTGGTTGTTGCAATGAGCTTAATGCTGGATATGCTGCTGATGGGTACGCAAGATCTCGAGGCGTTGGTGCGTGTGTTGTCACGTTCACTGTGGGTGGGCTTAGTGTGATCAATGCTATTGCTGGTGCTTATAGTGAGAATCTTCCTATTATCTGCATTGTTGGAGGTCCTAATACTAATGACTATGGAACTAATAGAATACTTCACCATACTATCGGGTTACCTGATTTCAGCCAAGAACTAAGATGTTTTCAGACTGTTACATGTTATCAG GCTGTGATAAATAACTTGGAGGATGCACATGAACAAATTGATAGAGCAATTTCTACTGCTCTAATTGAAAGAAAGCCAGTATATATTAGTGTCAGTTGCAATTTGCCAGCCACCCCTCATCCAACATTCAGCAGAGATCCCATTCCATTTTTTCTATCACCAAG GCTAAGTAGCAAGAAGGGGTTGGAAGCTGCAGTGGATGCAGCTGTGGCCTTTCTAAGCAAGGCAGTAAAACCAGTGATGATTGGAGGGCCAAAGCTAAGAGTAGCTAAAGCTTGTGATGCTTTTGCTGAACTTGCTGATTCTTCTGGTTATGCCATGGCAATGATGCCATCAGCAAAAGGGCTAGTACCAGAAAAACACCCTCACTTCATTGGCACTTACTGGGGTGCAGTAGGCACATCCTATTGCGCGGAAATTGTTGAATCAGCTGATGCTTACTTGTTTGCTGGTCCAGTTTTTAATGATTACAGCTCTGTTGGGTACTCACTTTTGATAAAGAGAGAAAAGGCGTTAATCGTGCAGCCTGATAGAGTTGTTATTGGAAATGGACCAGCATTTGGTTGTGTCCTAATGAAAGATTTCCTCTCTGAACTAGcaaagaaagtaaagaaaaacGAAACTGCTTATGATAACTATCGTCGGATCTTTGTTCCTGAAGGAACTCCTCCAAAACCAGAGGCTAACGAACCTCTAAGAGTCAATGTTCTGTTCCAACATGTACAGAAGATGCTTTCAGCTGATACAGCTGTGATTGCTGAGACAGGGGATTCATGGTTCAATTGCCAGAAGCTTAAGTTACCAGAAGGATGTGGGTATGTGACTAATAAAAGCTTAACAGCCTGGTATCCATTTTATTTTGAGTCATTAGACGGAAAAAGTTCGTGTTGCAGGTATCAATTCCAGATGCAATATGGCTCCATTGGTTGGTCTGTTGGTGCTACCCTGGGATATGCACAATCTGAACCCAAAAAACGTGTCATATCCTTCATCGGTGATGGAAGTTTTCAG GTTACTGCACAAGACGTGTCGACAATGATTCGTTGTGACCAAAAGACTatcattttcttgattaataATGGTGGTTACACCATTGAGGTTGAAATCCATGATGGGCCATATAATGTCATCAAGAACTGGAACTACACTGGTTTGGTAGATGCAATTCACAATGGTGAAGGCAATTGCTGGACCCAAAAG GTAAGGACGGAAGAGGAACTGATAGAGGCAATCGCAACTGCAACTGGAGAGAAGAAAGATTGTTTATGTTTCATTGAAGTTATTGTTCACAAGGATGATACCAGCAAAGAGTTGCTTGAATGGGGATCTAGAGTCTGTTCTGCCAATGGACGTCCACCAAACCCTCAATGA